In a single window of the Terrirubrum flagellatum genome:
- the xdhA gene encoding xanthine dehydrogenase small subunit, with protein MPAMRRTIRFLLGSEAREVSSCDPTATLLDWLRGEARLRGTKEGCAEGDCGACTVVIGRLEGGQLRYEAINSCIRFLGTLDGCHLVTVEHLKRPDGTLHPVQQAMVDHHGSQCGFCTPGIVMSLFALWLNEDRPSDTRIEDALAGNLCRCTGYEPILSAARGMYDLGARAEDLMVKRSAEITATLTKWRDDSTVEMASGERRFLAPATADELARLIAHEPKATVLAGGTDVGLWVTKEMRDIAPLIYLGRVDALKKIEDVGDALIFGAGVNHIDVRKALGKLHPHLDELMRRFGGEQIRNAGTIGGNIANGSPIGDLPPALIALGASITLRRGAGRRVIPLEQYFIAYKKQDRKDGEFLQSITVPKPPRDALIHISKISKRFDEDISSVCGAFLLRRAADGTIAQARLVYGGMAATPKRAHNAETILKGRAWDESAVASAIGCLAVDFKPLDDMRASARYRAMVAGALLRRFLIETTEPDVKLRVAGPLAGAVHG; from the coding sequence ATGCCGGCGATGCGTCGAACCATACGGTTTCTCCTCGGAAGCGAGGCGCGGGAGGTCTCTTCCTGCGACCCGACCGCGACCCTGCTCGACTGGCTGCGCGGCGAGGCGCGCCTGCGCGGAACCAAGGAGGGCTGCGCCGAGGGCGATTGCGGCGCCTGTACGGTCGTGATCGGCCGGCTGGAGGGCGGCCAGCTGCGCTACGAGGCGATCAATTCCTGCATCCGCTTCCTCGGCACGCTCGACGGCTGTCATCTCGTCACGGTCGAGCATTTGAAGCGGCCGGACGGAACGCTGCATCCGGTGCAGCAGGCGATGGTCGATCACCACGGCTCGCAATGCGGCTTCTGCACGCCGGGCATCGTCATGTCGCTGTTCGCGCTGTGGCTGAACGAGGACCGCCCGTCCGACACGCGCATCGAGGACGCCCTCGCCGGCAATCTCTGCCGCTGCACCGGCTACGAGCCGATCCTGTCGGCCGCGCGCGGGATGTATGATCTCGGCGCCCGCGCCGAAGACCTCATGGTGAAGCGTTCGGCCGAGATCACGGCGACGCTGACGAAATGGCGCGACGATTCCACCGTGGAGATGGCGAGCGGCGAGCGCCGCTTCCTCGCGCCCGCCACGGCGGATGAACTCGCGCGCCTGATCGCGCATGAGCCCAAGGCCACGGTGCTCGCCGGCGGCACCGATGTCGGGCTGTGGGTGACGAAGGAGATGCGCGATATCGCGCCGCTGATCTATCTCGGCCGCGTCGATGCGCTGAAGAAGATCGAGGATGTCGGCGACGCGCTGATCTTCGGCGCCGGCGTCAACCATATCGATGTCCGCAAGGCGCTCGGCAAACTGCATCCGCATCTCGACGAATTGATGCGGCGGTTCGGCGGCGAGCAGATCCGCAACGCCGGCACGATCGGCGGCAATATCGCCAACGGCTCGCCAATTGGCGATCTGCCGCCGGCGCTGATCGCGCTGGGCGCGTCGATCACGCTGCGGCGCGGCGCCGGCCGGCGCGTCATTCCGCTCGAACAATATTTCATCGCGTATAAAAAGCAGGATCGGAAGGACGGCGAATTCCTGCAATCGATCACGGTGCCGAAGCCGCCGCGCGACGCGTTGATCCATATCTCGAAAATATCGAAGCGTTTCGACGAGGATATCTCCTCGGTCTGCGGCGCGTTTCTCCTGAGGCGCGCGGCCGACGGAACGATCGCGCAGGCGCGCCTCGTCTATGGCGGCATGGCGGCGACGCCGAAGCGCGCGCACAACGCCGAGACGATCCTGAAAGGCCGCGCATGGGACGAAAGCGCCGTCGCATCCGCGATCGGCTGCCTCGCTGTCGATTTCAAGCCGCTCGACGACATGCGCGCCAGCGCGCGCTATCGCGCCATGGTCGCGGGCGCGCTGCTGCGCCGATTCCTGATCGAGACGACAGAGCCCGATGTGAAATTGCGCGTCGCGGGACCGCTGGCGGGAGCCGTCCATGGCTGA
- a CDS encoding benzoate-CoA ligase family protein, producing the protein MERSAHLDSFARDNLPPAELQPAYLFTRPELQYPQRFNCITEFVDRWVNEGRGDHPCLISPSETLTYAELQARINRIANALTTKVGLKPGYRVLLRSANNPMMVAVYFAVIKAGGIVVATMPLLRAKELAYPIRKSKIALAICDARLRDEMEKTRPLAPELEKVIYWGSGEPDSLDALIADCSPDFTACDTASDDVCLIGFTSGTTGEPKGTMHFHRDMLAICDGYARNVLRADKDDVFIGSPPLAFTFGLGGLVLFPLRVGATGVLLERAGPDDLIAAIAKFKATVCFTAPTAYRAMLGKIGQFDVSSLRKCVSAGEHLPKATFEAWEKATGIKLLDGIGATEMLHIFIAAREEEIRPGATGKPVPGYEAKIIDADGKDAAVGTVGRLAVRGPTGCRYLADERQKKYVIDGWNVTGDTYLMDGDGYFWYQARSDDMIVSAGYNIAGPEVESALMAHPAVAECGVVGQPCPERGMIVKAYIVLRAGFAGDDALKKTLQDFVKQEIAPFKYPRAIDFVSALPRTESGKLQRFALREMAAREAMATRSAAE; encoded by the coding sequence ATGGAAAGAAGCGCACATCTCGACAGTTTCGCGCGCGACAACCTGCCGCCGGCGGAATTGCAACCAGCCTATCTCTTCACGCGGCCGGAGCTTCAATATCCCCAGCGCTTCAACTGCATCACGGAATTCGTCGATCGCTGGGTGAACGAAGGACGCGGCGATCATCCCTGCCTCATCTCGCCTTCGGAAACGCTGACCTACGCCGAATTGCAGGCGCGCATCAATCGCATCGCGAATGCGCTGACGACGAAGGTCGGCTTGAAGCCCGGCTATCGCGTGCTGCTGCGCTCGGCCAACAATCCGATGATGGTCGCGGTCTATTTCGCGGTCATCAAGGCGGGCGGCATCGTCGTCGCCACCATGCCGCTCCTGCGCGCGAAAGAGCTCGCCTATCCCATCAGGAAGTCGAAGATCGCGCTCGCCATCTGCGATGCGCGGCTGCGCGATGAAATGGAGAAAACGCGGCCGCTCGCGCCCGAGCTTGAAAAGGTGATCTATTGGGGAAGCGGCGAACCGGATAGTCTCGACGCGTTGATCGCAGACTGTTCGCCCGACTTCACCGCCTGCGACACCGCGAGCGATGACGTCTGCCTCATCGGGTTCACCTCGGGCACCACAGGCGAGCCCAAGGGCACGATGCATTTCCATCGCGACATGCTCGCGATCTGCGACGGCTATGCGCGCAACGTGCTGCGCGCTGACAAGGATGACGTGTTCATCGGCTCGCCGCCGCTCGCCTTCACCTTCGGCCTTGGCGGCCTCGTGCTGTTTCCGCTGCGCGTCGGCGCGACCGGCGTGCTGCTGGAGAGAGCGGGGCCGGACGATCTCATCGCCGCGATCGCAAAATTCAAGGCGACGGTCTGCTTCACCGCGCCGACCGCCTATCGCGCCATGCTTGGAAAGATCGGCCAATTCGACGTTTCTTCACTTCGCAAATGCGTGTCGGCCGGCGAGCATCTGCCGAAGGCGACTTTCGAGGCGTGGGAAAAGGCCACAGGAATCAAGCTGCTCGACGGCATCGGCGCAACGGAGATGCTGCATATCTTCATCGCCGCGCGCGAAGAGGAGATCAGGCCGGGCGCCACGGGCAAGCCGGTGCCGGGCTATGAAGCAAAGATCATCGATGCGGATGGCAAGGACGCAGCGGTTGGAACGGTCGGCCGGCTTGCGGTGCGCGGTCCGACAGGATGTCGCTATCTCGCCGATGAGCGCCAGAAAAAATATGTGATCGATGGCTGGAACGTCACTGGCGACACGTATCTCATGGATGGCGACGGCTACTTCTGGTATCAGGCGCGCTCCGACGACATGATCGTGTCGGCGGGCTACAATATCGCCGGCCCCGAAGTGGAAAGCGCGCTGATGGCGCATCCCGCCGTGGCGGAATGCGGCGTGGTCGGACAGCCCTGCCCCGAGCGCGGCATGATCGTGAAGGCCTATATCGTGCTGCGCGCCGGCTTCGCCGGCGATGACGCGCTCAAGAAGACGCTGCAGGATTTCGTGAAGCAGGAAATCGCGCCGTTCAAATATCCGCGCGCGATCGATTTCGTCAGCGCGCTGCCGCGCACGGAAAGCGGCAAGCTGCAGCGTTTCGCGCTGCGCGAAATGGCCGCGCGCGAAGCGATGGCGACGCGCAGCGCCGCGGAGTAG
- the guaD gene encoding guanine deaminase — protein sequence MQAGQADERAGTGEALIIRGRLLWFDGDPEFEGEAARRFIEDGALLVREGRIAAVGDARDILSQAPRAPVADHRPHLVTPGFIDPHIHFPQTQVIASYGAQLLDWLNRYTFVEEQKFADPAHAARNATFFLDELIRNGTTTAVAYCSVHRASAEAFFAESEKRGARMIGGKVMMDRHCPEALRDTPESGYRDSKELIAQWHGRSRIGYAISPRFAITSSEAQLEVSRALVAEHPDCHMQTHMSENRREIETVLSMFPDAKDYLAIYESYGLVTEKSLIGHCIHMSGSEWARMAERRAVPVFCPTSNTFLGSGLFDWRAARDPKRPLRVALATDVGGGTSYSMLRTAGEAYKVLQLNGQSFSPDQAFHAMTRGNAVALGLDDKIGGFFVGAECDAVVLDARATPAMAHRMETVSSLDEELFVLSTLGDERSVVETYMMGKGVKSGSAS from the coding sequence ATGCAGGCCGGGCAGGCGGACGAACGGGCGGGGACGGGCGAGGCGTTGATCATCCGGGGCCGGCTGCTCTGGTTCGACGGCGACCCCGAATTCGAGGGCGAGGCCGCCCGTCGCTTCATCGAGGATGGGGCGCTGCTGGTGCGGGAGGGGCGCATCGCCGCGGTCGGCGACGCCCGCGACATTCTCAGCCAGGCGCCGCGCGCGCCGGTCGCCGACCACCGGCCGCATCTCGTGACGCCTGGATTCATCGACCCGCATATCCATTTTCCCCAGACGCAGGTGATCGCGTCTTACGGTGCTCAGCTTCTCGACTGGCTCAACCGCTACACCTTCGTCGAGGAGCAGAAATTCGCCGATCCCGCTCACGCCGCGCGCAACGCGACGTTCTTCCTCGACGAGCTGATCCGCAACGGCACGACCACGGCCGTCGCCTATTGCTCCGTGCATCGGGCGTCGGCGGAAGCTTTCTTCGCGGAGTCGGAAAAGCGCGGCGCGCGCATGATCGGCGGCAAGGTGATGATGGACCGCCATTGCCCCGAGGCGCTGCGCGACACGCCCGAGAGCGGCTATCGCGATTCGAAGGAGCTGATCGCGCAGTGGCATGGACGGAGCCGCATCGGCTACGCCATCTCCCCGCGCTTCGCCATCACGTCGAGCGAGGCGCAGCTTGAGGTTTCGCGCGCGCTGGTCGCGGAGCATCCCGATTGCCATATGCAGACCCATATGAGCGAGAACCGGCGCGAGATCGAAACCGTGCTGTCGATGTTCCCGGACGCGAAGGATTATCTCGCGATCTATGAGAGCTACGGGCTTGTGACGGAGAAATCGCTCATCGGCCATTGCATCCATATGAGCGGGAGCGAATGGGCGCGCATGGCGGAGAGGCGCGCCGTTCCGGTCTTTTGCCCGACCTCCAACACGTTCCTCGGCAGCGGCCTGTTCGACTGGCGCGCCGCGCGCGATCCGAAGCGGCCGCTGCGCGTGGCGCTCGCCACCGATGTCGGTGGCGGCACAAGCTATTCCATGCTGCGCACGGCCGGCGAGGCCTACAAGGTGCTGCAGCTCAACGGCCAGAGCTTTTCGCCTGATCAGGCGTTCCACGCCATGACGCGCGGCAACGCGGTCGCGCTCGGACTTGACGACAAAATTGGCGGCTTCTTCGTTGGCGCCGAATGCGACGCTGTCGTGCTCGATGCGCGCGCGACGCCGGCCATGGCGCACCGCATGGAGACCGTGTCGTCGCTCGATGAGGAATTGTTCGTGCTGTCGACGCTCGGCGACGAGCGCAGCGTGGTCGAGACTTATATGATGGGGAAAGGCGTGAAAAGCGGGTCGGCGAGCTGA
- a CDS encoding MarR family transcriptional regulator, translating to MTDELVALDAEAKALEAPHDHKEELRLWLRLLTCANLIEATVRRKLRDGFDETLPRFDLMAQLDRAPDGMTLSELAQRMMVSNGNLTALVERLVEAGQVTRRAAPSDRRAQMVALTPNGRKAFRKMATAHEDWIAEMMSELTPKDLADLMRSLGKLKSSARAAAEKMSAP from the coding sequence ATGACAGACGAACTCGTCGCGCTCGATGCGGAAGCCAAGGCGCTCGAAGCGCCGCACGACCACAAGGAAGAGCTGCGCCTGTGGCTCAGGCTCCTCACCTGCGCCAACTTGATCGAAGCGACCGTGCGCCGCAAATTGCGCGACGGATTCGATGAGACTTTGCCGCGCTTCGACCTGATGGCGCAGCTCGACCGCGCGCCCGACGGCATGACGCTGTCCGAGCTCGCGCAACGCATGATGGTGTCGAACGGCAATCTCACCGCTTTGGTGGAGCGGCTGGTCGAGGCCGGCCAGGTGACGCGCCGCGCCGCGCCTTCCGATCGGCGCGCGCAGATGGTGGCGCTGACGCCGAACGGCCGCAAGGCGTTCCGCAAGATGGCGACCGCGCACGAGGACTGGATCGCCGAGATGATGTCGGAATTGACTCCGAAGGATCTCGCCGACCTGATGCGCAGCCTCGGCAAATTGAAGAGTTCCGCCCGCGCCGCAGCGGAAAAAATGAGCGCCCCATGA
- the xdhB gene encoding xanthine dehydrogenase molybdopterin binding subunit — translation MADAAPLSPTRAIKGGVHKSQAHDSGHKHVAGEALYIDDIPEPTGTAHLYLGVADHAHAMIASIDLAKVRAAPGVLAVFTAADVPGVNDISSTGRHDEPIFATDRIEYHGQPIFAVAAATRDQARLAAKLAKIEYVDLAPITDVAAARAAGGKLVTDPLKLERGDIAGAMAAAPRRIKGSMEIGGQDHFYLESQIALAVPGEDGDVAIYSSTQHPSEVQHMVGHALGVSSHAVTVECRRMGGGFGGKETQANLFAVAAAIAAKKLGRAVKIRPDRDDDMIITGKRHDFVVDYEIGFDDDGRIHAVDAIYAARCGFSADLSGPVTDRALFHADNAYFYPAVRLRSEPLKTTTCSNTAFRGFGGPQGMVGAERFIDEVAYATGKDPLDIRKLNFYGAADRNVTPYHQTVEDNIITDVIAALETRCDYHARKAATREFNAKSKIIKRGIALTPVKFGISFTATWYNQAGALVHIYADGSVHLNHGGTEMGQGLYVKVAQVVANAFQIDVDRVKITATTTGKVPNTSATAASSGTDLNGMAALAACETLKERLIDFAAAHWHAPKDQVEFLPNRLRVGNQEIAFAEVVKAAYMARVSLSSTGFYKTPKIHWDRAKGTGRPFFYYAYGAAASEVAIDTLTGEYRVERVDILHDVGKSLNPAVDKGQIEGGFVQGMGWLTMEELWWDAKGRLRTHAPSTYKIPVASDRPRIFNVELMSDVVNREETIHRSKAVGEPPLMLGMSVLHALSDAIASCGDYRICPRLDAPATPERVLFAVERVRAQAKGV, via the coding sequence ATGGCTGACGCAGCGCCTCTCTCCCCCACGCGCGCCATCAAGGGTGGCGTCCACAAATCGCAGGCGCATGATTCCGGCCACAAACATGTGGCGGGCGAAGCGCTCTATATCGACGATATTCCCGAGCCCACGGGAACGGCGCATCTCTATCTCGGCGTCGCCGACCACGCCCATGCGATGATCGCTTCAATCGATCTTGCAAAGGTTCGCGCGGCGCCAGGCGTCCTCGCCGTCTTCACCGCAGCCGACGTTCCCGGCGTCAACGACATCAGCTCGACCGGCCGCCATGACGAACCGATCTTCGCGACCGACAGGATCGAATATCACGGACAGCCGATCTTTGCCGTCGCCGCCGCGACGCGCGATCAGGCCCGGCTCGCGGCGAAGCTCGCGAAGATAGAATATGTCGATCTCGCGCCCATCACTGATGTTGCGGCGGCGCGCGCCGCCGGCGGCAAGCTCGTCACCGATCCGTTGAAACTCGAACGCGGCGATATCGCGGGCGCGATGGCGGCCGCGCCGCGCCGCATCAAGGGCTCGATGGAGATCGGCGGGCAGGATCATTTCTATCTCGAAAGCCAGATCGCGCTCGCAGTGCCTGGCGAGGATGGCGACGTTGCGATCTATTCCTCAACGCAGCATCCGAGCGAAGTGCAGCACATGGTCGGGCACGCGCTCGGCGTTTCCTCCCATGCGGTGACGGTGGAATGCCGGCGCATGGGCGGCGGCTTCGGCGGCAAGGAGACGCAGGCGAACCTGTTCGCCGTCGCCGCCGCGATCGCGGCGAAGAAACTCGGCCGCGCGGTGAAGATCAGGCCCGACCGCGACGATGACATGATCATCACCGGCAAGCGGCATGACTTCGTCGTCGATTACGAGATCGGCTTTGATGATGACGGCCGCATCCATGCGGTTGATGCGATCTACGCCGCGCGCTGCGGATTCTCCGCCGATCTCTCCGGACCTGTGACCGATCGCGCGCTGTTCCACGCCGACAACGCCTATTTCTATCCCGCTGTGCGGCTGCGCTCGGAGCCACTGAAAACCACCACCTGTTCGAACACCGCGTTCCGCGGCTTCGGCGGCCCGCAAGGCATGGTCGGCGCCGAACGCTTCATCGATGAAGTCGCCTACGCCACGGGAAAAGACCCGCTCGATATCCGCAAGCTGAATTTCTACGGCGCAGCCGACCGCAATGTGACGCCCTACCACCAGACGGTAGAGGACAACATCATCACTGACGTGATCGCTGCGCTGGAGACGCGCTGCGATTATCACGCGCGCAAGGCGGCGACGCGCGAGTTCAACGCGAAGAGCAAGATCATCAAGCGCGGAATCGCGCTGACGCCTGTCAAGTTCGGCATCTCCTTCACCGCCACCTGGTACAATCAGGCCGGCGCGCTGGTTCACATCTACGCCGACGGCTCCGTCCATCTCAATCATGGCGGCACGGAGATGGGCCAGGGCCTCTATGTCAAGGTGGCGCAAGTCGTCGCCAACGCCTTCCAGATCGACGTCGACAGGGTGAAGATCACCGCGACGACGACGGGCAAGGTGCCGAACACGTCCGCGACCGCAGCATCATCCGGAACCGATCTCAACGGCATGGCGGCGCTCGCGGCCTGTGAGACGCTGAAGGAACGGCTCATCGATTTCGCCGCCGCGCACTGGCATGCGCCGAAGGATCAGGTGGAGTTCCTGCCGAACCGGCTGCGCGTCGGAAATCAGGAGATCGCCTTCGCCGAGGTCGTCAAAGCCGCCTACATGGCGCGCGTGTCTCTGTCCTCGACCGGCTTCTACAAGACGCCGAAGATTCACTGGGACCGCGCCAAGGGGACCGGCCGTCCGTTCTTCTACTACGCCTATGGCGCAGCCGCGTCCGAGGTCGCGATCGACACGCTGACCGGCGAATATCGCGTCGAACGCGTCGATATTCTCCATGACGTCGGCAAGTCGCTCAATCCCGCTGTTGACAAGGGGCAGATCGAAGGCGGCTTCGTGCAGGGCATGGGCTGGCTGACGATGGAGGAATTGTGGTGGGACGCGAAGGGCCGCCTGCGCACGCACGCGCCCTCGACCTACAAGATCCCCGTCGCATCGGACCGACCGCGCATCTTCAATGTCGAACTCATGTCGGATGTCGTCAATCGCGAGGAGACGATCCATCGCTCGAAGGCGGTGGGCGAACCGCCTTTGATGCTCGGCATGTCGGTGCTGCATGCGCTATCGGACGCCATTGCAAGCTGCGGCGATTATCGCATCTGCCCGCGGCTCGATGCGCCGGCGACGCCCGAGCGTGTGCTCTTCGCCGTCGAGCGTGTGCGCGCGCAAGCGAAAGGCGTGTGA
- the xdhC gene encoding xanthine dehydrogenase accessory protein XdhC gives MKPLAPFLAEKLKRRERVMMIRIDEAVGSTPREAGATMLVTANDALGSIGGGQLEFHAIDVAREMMATGESERAIDLPLGPHLGQCCGGRVLVHLRIADEADVAALARADEAELARDAEALIFGAGHTGRALARMLALLPSQTRLIDDRDGVFDDLPASISCERLDDPEDAIRSASPHAAYVILTHSHALDYRLADAALRRGDAAYVGMIGSKTKRARFEKWFIQRGGTRAALKRLTCPIGGGDVRDKRPEIIAALTAADIVRAVHLSRASAEGDMNGRAA, from the coding sequence GTGAAACCGCTCGCGCCCTTCCTCGCGGAAAAACTCAAGCGGCGCGAACGCGTGATGATGATCCGCATCGACGAAGCCGTGGGTTCGACGCCGCGCGAGGCCGGCGCGACCATGCTGGTCACAGCCAACGACGCGCTGGGCTCCATCGGCGGCGGCCAACTTGAATTCCATGCGATCGATGTGGCGCGCGAGATGATGGCGACGGGCGAGAGCGAACGCGCGATCGACCTGCCGCTCGGGCCGCATCTCGGCCAGTGTTGCGGTGGTCGCGTGTTGGTGCATCTGCGCATCGCTGATGAAGCCGATGTTGCGGCGCTGGCGCGCGCCGACGAAGCCGAGCTCGCGCGCGACGCCGAAGCGCTGATCTTCGGCGCCGGCCATACCGGCCGCGCGCTGGCGCGCATGCTGGCGCTGCTGCCTTCGCAGACGCGGCTGATCGATGATCGCGACGGCGTGTTCGATGATCTGCCCGCAAGCATCTCTTGCGAGCGCCTCGACGATCCCGAAGATGCGATCAGGTCAGCGTCGCCGCACGCGGCCTATGTCATCCTCACCCATAGCCACGCGCTCGACTATCGCCTTGCTGACGCCGCGCTCCGGCGCGGCGATGCGGCTTATGTCGGCATGATCGGTTCGAAGACCAAACGCGCGCGCTTCGAGAAATGGTTCATCCAGCGCGGCGGCACGCGCGCGGCGCTGAAGCGGCTGACCTGCCCGATCGGAGGCGGCGACGTGCGCGACAAGAGGCCGGAGATCATCGCGGCCCTGACGGCGGCCGACATCGTGCGCGCGGTTCATCTGTCACGCGCGTCGGCGGAGGGGGACATGAATGGCCGGGCCGCCTGA
- a CDS encoding RidA family protein: MTTKIIPSPLSDDEEPRTLLPKGWLRPRGYANGMSAKGRLVVTGGVVGWDLMGQFPEGLAAQARQAFENIVAILDAGGAKPRDLVRLTWYVTSIEDYNAELRDIGRAYRDCFGANYPAMAVVQVVRLVEPAALIEIEATAVVAE; the protein is encoded by the coding sequence ATGACGACAAAGATCATCCCTTCCCCGCTGAGCGACGACGAAGAGCCGCGCACGCTGCTGCCGAAGGGATGGTTGCGGCCGCGCGGCTACGCCAACGGCATGAGCGCGAAGGGCCGGCTCGTCGTCACCGGCGGCGTCGTCGGATGGGACCTCATGGGCCAGTTTCCCGAAGGGCTTGCGGCGCAAGCGCGCCAGGCTTTCGAGAACATCGTCGCCATTCTCGACGCCGGCGGCGCGAAGCCGCGCGATCTCGTGCGCCTCACTTGGTATGTCACCAGCATCGAGGATTACAACGCCGAGCTTCGCGATATCGGCCGCGCCTATCGCGACTGCTTCGGCGCGAATTATCCCGCGATGGCGGTGGTGCAGGTGGTGAGGCTCGTCGAGCCCGCAGCGCTGATCGAGATCGAAGCGACCGCTGTGGTGGCGGAGTAG
- a CDS encoding enoyl-CoA hydratase family protein — MTFANATTLPLSAFKPQHFLLVVEDKVATITLNRPEKKNPLTFESYRELTDFFHAAAKDDEIKAFVIRGAGGNFSSGGDVFEIIGPLVEMNTKDLTKFTRMTGELVKAMRASPQPIISAVEGVCAGAGAIIAMASDLRIGAASARVMFLFNKVGLAGCDMGACAILPRIIGQGRASELLYTGRPMRGEEAERWGFFNRLVDAGALLAEAQKLAKEIADGPTYANAMTKRMLEMEWAMSINDAIESEAVAQALCMTTEDFARAYRAFAAKQTPVFAGD; from the coding sequence ATGACTTTCGCCAACGCCACGACGCTTCCTCTCTCCGCTTTCAAGCCGCAGCATTTCCTGCTCGTGGTCGAGGACAAGGTCGCGACGATCACGCTCAACCGGCCGGAGAAGAAGAATCCGCTGACCTTCGAGAGCTATCGCGAATTGACAGATTTCTTCCACGCCGCGGCGAAGGACGACGAGATCAAGGCCTTTGTCATCAGAGGCGCCGGCGGCAATTTCTCCTCGGGCGGCGACGTGTTCGAGATCATCGGTCCGCTGGTCGAGATGAATACGAAAGACCTGACGAAATTCACCCGGATGACCGGCGAACTGGTGAAGGCGATGCGCGCCTCTCCGCAGCCGATCATCTCGGCGGTGGAAGGCGTCTGCGCCGGCGCCGGAGCGATCATCGCCATGGCGTCCGACCTGCGCATCGGGGCTGCGAGCGCGCGCGTGATGTTCCTCTTCAACAAGGTCGGCCTCGCCGGCTGCGACATGGGCGCCTGCGCGATCCTGCCGCGCATCATCGGCCAGGGCCGCGCGAGCGAACTGCTCTACACCGGCCGCCCGATGCGCGGCGAAGAGGCGGAACGCTGGGGCTTCTTCAATCGTCTCGTCGACGCCGGCGCGCTGCTCGCCGAGGCGCAGAAGCTTGCGAAGGAAATCGCCGACGGCCCGACCTACGCCAACGCCATGACAAAGCGCATGCTTGAGATGGAATGGGCGATGTCGATCAATGACGCGATCGAATCCGAAGCCGTGGCGCAGGCGCTGTGCATGACGACGGAAGATTTCGCCAGAGCCTATCGCGCCTTCGCCGCGAAGCAGACGCCTGTGTTTGCAGGGGATTGA
- a CDS encoding acyl-CoA dehydrogenase family protein codes for MTDSSFLNWPFFDPAHAEWKRQVDQWARDVGLKLVDHHDVDGSCRKLVAALGEAGFLKAVAPKEYGGLFASYDVRSLCLARETLAYHDGLADFAFAMQGLGTGPISIAGTPEQKAKYLPPVAHGKHIAAFALSEPDAGSDAAAMTTSATPDGNTHVRLNGEKMWISNGGIADHYVVFARTNEAPGAKGVSAFIVDADTPGLEIAERIDVIAPHPLARLKFTDCRIPAANRIGGPGEGFKVAMATLDVFRSTVGAAALGFARRALDEALHRATTRQMFGAAMSELPLTQAALAEMATDVDASALLVYRAAWTKDKVAPRVTREAAMAKMVATETAQSVIDKAVQIFGGLGVRSGVKVETLYREIRALRIYEGATDVQKIVIARETLKGAQPFAKAAE; via the coding sequence ATGACTGACTCGTCCTTCCTCAACTGGCCGTTCTTCGATCCCGCGCATGCGGAGTGGAAGCGCCAAGTCGACCAATGGGCGCGCGATGTCGGGCTGAAACTCGTTGATCATCACGATGTCGACGGCTCCTGCCGCAAGCTCGTCGCGGCGCTCGGAGAAGCCGGCTTTCTGAAGGCCGTCGCGCCGAAGGAATATGGCGGGCTGTTCGCGAGTTATGATGTGCGCTCGCTCTGCCTCGCGCGCGAGACGCTCGCCTATCATGACGGGCTCGCCGATTTCGCCTTCGCCATGCAGGGGCTGGGCACGGGGCCGATCTCGATTGCGGGAACGCCGGAGCAGAAGGCGAAATATCTTCCCCCTGTGGCGCACGGCAAACATATCGCGGCCTTCGCGCTCTCCGAACCGGACGCCGGCTCCGACGCCGCCGCCATGACGACGAGCGCTACGCCCGACGGCAACACGCATGTCAGGCTCAATGGCGAGAAGATGTGGATCTCGAATGGCGGCATCGCCGACCATTACGTCGTCTTCGCGCGCACCAATGAGGCGCCGGGCGCGAAAGGCGTCTCCGCCTTCATCGTCGACGCCGACACGCCCGGCCTCGAAATCGCCGAGCGCATCGACGTGATCGCGCCGCATCCGCTGGCGCGACTGAAATTCACGGATTGCCGCATTCCCGCCGCGAACCGCATCGGCGGCCCCGGCGAAGGATTCAAGGTCGCCATGGCGACGCTCGACGTGTTCCGCTCGACGGTCGGCGCCGCGGCGCTCGGCTTCGCGCGCCGGGCGCTCGACGAGGCGCTTCATCGCGCGACGACGCGGCAGATGTTCGGAGCAGCGATGAGCGAATTGCCGCTGACGCAGGCGGCGCTGGCGGAAATGGCGACCGACGTCGATGCGTCGGCGCTGCTCGTCTATCGCGCCGCCTGGACGAAGGACAAGGTCGCGCCGCGCGTGACGCGCGAAGCGGCGATGGCGAAGATGGTCGCGACCGAGACCGCGCAGAGCGTGATCGACAAGGCGGTGCAGATTTTCGGCGGCCTCGGCGTCAGATCGGGCGTGAAGGTCGAGACGCTTTATCGCGAGATCCGCGCGCTGCGCATCTATGAAGGCGCGACCGACGTGCAGAAGATCGTGATCGCGCGCGAGACGCTGAAGGGCGCGCAGCCTTTCGCGAAAGCGGCAGAGTAA